One window of Botrimarina mediterranea genomic DNA carries:
- a CDS encoding Fpg/Nei family DNA glycosylase: protein MPEGHTLHRVACDHTKLFAGQRLAVSSPQGRFADGASWLTGRRLDRVEAVGKHIFYHWTPKQRRSPTGDPPKARGDILHLHLGLYGKFRLHHRKGADPWPEPRGAVRLRVVGDAAAFDLNGPNRCELLDAAGYQRAVERLGPDTLRDDADPDLAWRRIQRSKTSIGALLMNQEVIAGVGNIYRCETLHLLGIHPNRPGNQIKPEEFDALWDKLIELMRIGVKHNRIIIADPAEIGKPRSRMTRDERLRIYKKPTCPDCGGGIDAWTMAGRKVFACSNCQE, encoded by the coding sequence ATGCCCGAAGGCCATACCCTGCACCGCGTCGCCTGCGACCACACCAAGCTGTTCGCCGGGCAGCGGCTGGCGGTTTCCAGTCCTCAAGGGCGATTCGCCGACGGCGCCAGCTGGCTAACCGGGCGGCGGCTCGACCGGGTCGAAGCGGTCGGTAAGCACATTTTCTACCACTGGACGCCCAAGCAGAGACGGTCACCAACGGGCGACCCCCCGAAAGCTCGGGGCGACATCCTCCACCTCCATTTGGGGCTCTACGGCAAGTTCCGCCTTCACCACCGCAAAGGCGCCGACCCCTGGCCCGAACCTCGCGGCGCTGTGCGATTGCGGGTTGTGGGCGACGCCGCGGCTTTCGACCTCAACGGCCCCAATCGGTGCGAACTACTCGACGCCGCCGGTTACCAACGAGCCGTCGAGCGGCTGGGGCCCGATACTCTGCGTGACGACGCCGATCCTGACCTGGCTTGGCGCCGCATCCAGCGCAGCAAGACGTCGATCGGCGCGCTGCTCATGAACCAAGAAGTGATCGCGGGCGTCGGTAACATCTACCGCTGCGAGACGCTCCACCTCCTCGGCATCCATCCCAACCGTCCCGGCAACCAAATCAAGCCCGAGGAGTTCGACGCCCTCTGGGACAAACTCATCGAGTTGATGCGGATCGGCGTGAAGCACAATCGCATCATCATCGCCGACCCTGCCGAGATCGGGAAACCTCGCAGTCGGATGACGCGCGACGAGCGGCTGCGAATCTACAAGAAGCCCACTTGCCCCGATTGCGGCGGCGGGATCGACGCTTGGACGATGGCGGGCAGGAAGGTGTTCGCCTGCTCGAACTGCCAGGAGTGA
- a CDS encoding sigma-70 family RNA polymerase sigma factor: MTSTSGSLAADLLADARRGSETSLGKLMQLHASYLKLVVASQLDDRLRARVSSSDVVQETFYEAHRDFPAFRGATPEEFLGWLRRILMNNLLRAVELHLKAAKRDVRREVSIDRAQGPGDRSVAAIASQLPHVGDSPSASIQRRENADALGHMLNSLPDDYREVIRLRHQEGLDFSEIGDRMGRSSGAVRMLWLRGIKRLRGLLDEGSEG; the protein is encoded by the coding sequence ATGACGAGCACTTCTGGATCCCTCGCCGCTGACCTGTTAGCCGACGCCCGGCGGGGCTCGGAGACGTCGCTCGGTAAGCTCATGCAGCTGCATGCCAGCTACCTGAAGCTCGTGGTCGCGTCGCAGCTCGACGATCGGCTGCGGGCGCGGGTGAGTTCGTCGGACGTCGTGCAGGAGACCTTCTACGAAGCCCACCGTGACTTTCCCGCTTTCCGCGGCGCTACCCCCGAGGAGTTCTTGGGCTGGCTGCGGCGGATCCTCATGAACAACCTGCTGCGGGCGGTCGAGCTGCATCTGAAGGCCGCGAAGCGCGACGTCCGGCGTGAGGTTTCGATCGACCGCGCCCAAGGGCCGGGGGATCGGTCGGTCGCGGCGATCGCTTCGCAGCTGCCTCATGTCGGGGATTCGCCGTCGGCGTCGATCCAGCGGCGCGAGAACGCCGACGCGTTGGGGCACATGCTCAACTCGCTGCCGGACGATTACCGTGAGGTGATCCGCCTTCGGCATCAGGAGGGACTCGACTTTTCCGAGATCGGCGATCGGATGGGCCGTTCGTCCGGCGCGGTGCGGATGCTCTGGCTGCGGGGCATCAAGCGGCTGCGCGGCCTGCTCGACGAGGGGTCGGAGGGATGA
- a CDS encoding DUF3253 domain-containing protein codes for MDTSASIEEAILSLLSQRVPGKTICPSEPARQVRPDNWRRLMEATRAVAAQLASQGRIEVTQRGQVIDITSARGPVRLRLPRE; via the coding sequence ATGGACACAAGCGCGTCGATCGAGGAGGCCATCCTGTCGCTGCTCAGCCAGCGCGTCCCTGGCAAGACCATCTGTCCCTCCGAGCCCGCTCGCCAAGTCCGCCCCGACAATTGGCGGCGACTCATGGAAGCCACCAGAGCCGTCGCGGCCCAACTTGCAAGCCAGGGACGAATCGAAGTGACACAGCGTGGCCAGGTCATCGATATCACTTCGGCGCGGGGACCCGTGCGCCTGCGGCTGCCGCGGGAATAG
- a CDS encoding PSD1 and planctomycete cytochrome C domain-containing protein: MPLSTRPAVACAVAAALGVFVAVGFSAADEPRPEPAVPVASNDPISFNKEVRPIFVQHCLACHGGVKQAAGLSLVTREKALAPTDSTDAVIVPGEVEASYLIDRVADPDDEMRMPPAEHGRRLSDDEVATLRRWVAEGAKWEAPWAFRAPERVAALPGAAATDWGRRRIDAFVLAKLENEGLEPAIEADRAQWLRRVSFDLVGLPPIEAERVAFESDLAPGAYERAVDRLLASPHFGERWASVWLDLARYADTMGYERDPHRDIWPWRDWVVGAFNADLPYNEFLLKQTAGDLLDQATIADRLATALHRNTQTNVEGGTDDEEFRWAAVVDRVDTTWQGVLGMTMGCARCHDHPYDPLWQSDYYRFAAFFNSTRDADLTEDWPELAVPSDPTRYDEAAAIDAELSSVRQQVYELGRNAAQREGVWRPLSIEKAASTGETQLEVRASDNRPEIVAVGTVTDRSIHTIECAAPAAPIAALRIDVTPLDPAAALKLPEYGFILSRLRVLIDRADNADEGTQKVSATTEPSADEATKTPEEELLFVEVLADEAEGFFSPLESINDSTGGWGAYTRMRKPRWAVFVLDKPVTLGEGDRLRVELKHDMAIDGQGPLVMQRFRLATTDNATVAALASDQALRKLRERELELVTQRKAIPSTAAPVLVEQADAFRRKSFMLDRGAWLSPTEEVKPAVPEELPGKAGDRLALAQWMGSSDNPLTARVMVNRVWAELFGAGIVETLDDFGSSGAEPSHPDLLDDLAARFRDEMGWRIKPLLRELVLSATYRQDSRITAELAQRDSTNRLLARGPRGRLRAEMVRDQALVLSGRFNAKLGGAPVMPFQPEGVWRSVYNNQTWETEKSDERFRRALYTYWKRTAAYPSLVAFDAPSRDQCTARRPTTNTPLQALVTLNDPAYVELAEGLADRMLARPAASPAERIAWAAEEAAGRALPKESVDELVKLYEESLAREGADERFALTVVANVVLNLDAVLTK; the protein is encoded by the coding sequence ATGCCCCTCTCGACCCGACCGGCCGTCGCCTGCGCTGTCGCGGCTGCGCTAGGGGTCTTCGTGGCGGTGGGCTTCAGTGCGGCAGACGAGCCGCGGCCAGAACCCGCAGTCCCCGTCGCCTCTAACGACCCCATCAGCTTCAACAAAGAGGTGCGGCCGATCTTCGTGCAGCACTGCCTAGCGTGCCACGGCGGCGTGAAGCAGGCCGCGGGGCTGTCGCTGGTGACGCGCGAAAAGGCCCTGGCGCCGACCGACTCGACCGACGCGGTGATCGTGCCGGGCGAGGTCGAGGCGTCGTACTTGATCGATCGTGTCGCCGATCCTGACGACGAGATGCGGATGCCGCCGGCCGAGCACGGGCGGCGGCTGAGCGACGACGAGGTCGCGACGTTGCGCCGTTGGGTTGCGGAGGGCGCGAAGTGGGAGGCGCCTTGGGCGTTCCGCGCGCCGGAGCGCGTTGCGGCGCTGCCGGGGGCTGCCGCCACCGACTGGGGCCGCAGGCGTATTGATGCTTTTGTTTTGGCGAAGCTTGAGAACGAGGGGCTGGAGCCTGCCATCGAGGCCGACCGCGCGCAATGGTTGCGACGCGTTTCGTTCGACCTCGTTGGGCTGCCGCCAATCGAGGCGGAACGCGTCGCGTTCGAGAGCGACTTGGCGCCGGGGGCGTATGAGCGTGCCGTCGATCGGCTGCTTGCCTCGCCGCACTTCGGCGAGCGCTGGGCGAGCGTGTGGCTCGACCTCGCGCGCTACGCCGACACGATGGGCTACGAACGCGACCCGCACCGCGACATCTGGCCGTGGCGCGACTGGGTCGTGGGCGCGTTCAACGCGGACCTGCCTTACAACGAGTTCCTGCTCAAGCAGACGGCGGGCGACTTGCTCGACCAGGCGACGATCGCCGACCGGCTCGCTACCGCGCTGCACCGCAACACCCAAACGAACGTCGAGGGCGGGACCGATGACGAAGAGTTCCGCTGGGCGGCGGTAGTCGATCGCGTCGATACGACCTGGCAGGGCGTCCTCGGCATGACAATGGGCTGCGCCCGTTGCCACGATCATCCCTACGACCCGCTCTGGCAATCGGACTACTACCGCTTCGCCGCGTTCTTCAACTCGACGCGCGACGCCGACCTCACCGAGGACTGGCCGGAACTCGCCGTGCCGAGCGACCCGACACGTTACGACGAAGCCGCCGCGATCGACGCCGAGCTATCGAGCGTCCGCCAGCAGGTCTACGAGCTCGGGCGGAACGCCGCGCAGCGCGAGGGCGTGTGGCGTCCGCTATCGATCGAGAAGGCGGCTTCGACCGGCGAGACGCAGCTCGAAGTTCGCGCTAGTGACAATCGACCCGAGATCGTCGCGGTGGGAACGGTGACGGACCGCTCGATTCATACGATCGAGTGCGCCGCCCCGGCGGCGCCGATCGCCGCGCTGCGGATCGACGTGACGCCGCTCGACCCGGCCGCCGCGCTGAAGCTGCCCGAGTATGGCTTCATCCTGTCTCGGCTGCGTGTGCTGATCGATCGCGCGGACAATGCGGACGAAGGAACGCAGAAGGTCAGCGCGACAACGGAACCCAGCGCCGACGAAGCGACCAAGACGCCCGAGGAAGAGTTGCTCTTCGTCGAAGTCCTTGCCGACGAGGCCGAGGGGTTCTTCAGCCCCCTGGAGTCGATCAACGACAGCACGGGGGGTTGGGGCGCCTACACACGGATGCGCAAACCGCGGTGGGCGGTGTTTGTGCTCGACAAACCGGTGACGCTCGGCGAGGGGGACCGCCTGCGCGTCGAGCTCAAGCACGACATGGCCATCGACGGCCAGGGGCCGCTGGTGATGCAGCGTTTCCGGCTTGCAACGACCGACAACGCCACCGTCGCCGCGTTGGCGAGCGACCAGGCGTTGCGGAAGCTACGCGAACGGGAGCTCGAACTCGTCACCCAGCGGAAGGCGATCCCCTCGACGGCCGCGCCTGTGCTTGTCGAACAAGCCGACGCGTTCCGTCGCAAGAGTTTTATGCTCGACCGCGGCGCATGGCTGTCGCCGACCGAGGAGGTGAAGCCGGCCGTCCCCGAGGAGCTACCGGGCAAGGCCGGCGACCGCCTTGCCCTCGCGCAATGGATGGGTTCGAGCGACAACCCGTTGACGGCGCGGGTGATGGTCAATCGGGTTTGGGCCGAGTTGTTCGGCGCCGGCATCGTCGAGACGCTCGACGACTTCGGTTCGAGCGGCGCCGAGCCCTCGCACCCCGACTTGCTCGACGACTTGGCGGCGCGGTTCCGTGACGAGATGGGCTGGCGCATCAAGCCGCTGCTGCGTGAGCTGGTGCTGTCGGCGACTTACCGCCAAGACTCGCGCATAACGGCGGAGTTGGCGCAACGCGACTCGACCAACCGACTGCTCGCCCGCGGGCCGCGCGGTCGGCTGCGGGCCGAGATGGTGCGTGACCAGGCGCTGGTGCTCTCGGGGCGCTTCAACGCCAAACTCGGCGGCGCCCCGGTGATGCCATTCCAGCCCGAGGGCGTTTGGCGGAGCGTCTACAACAACCAGACCTGGGAGACGGAGAAGAGCGACGAGCGGTTCCGCCGAGCGCTCTATACTTACTGGAAGCGGACCGCGGCGTACCCGAGCCTGGTGGCGTTCGACGCCCCGTCGCGCGACCAATGCACGGCCCGCCGGCCGACAACGAACACGCCGCTGCAAGCGCTGGTGACGCTCAACGACCCGGCGTACGTCGAGCTTGCCGAAGGGCTTGCGGACAGGATGCTCGCGCGCCCCGCCGCGTCGCCTGCCGAGCGGATCGCTTGGGCCGCGGAAGAAGCGGCGGGGCGGGCGTTGCCGAAGGAGAGCGTTGACGAATTGGTGAAACTCTACGAAGAGTCGCTGGCGCGCGAAGGCGCGGATGAACGCTTCGCGCTGACGGTCGTGGCGAACGTGGTGCTGAACCTCGACGCGGTGTTAACGAAGTAA
- a CDS encoding serine/threonine-protein kinase, translating into MKTDHLRFDDATRSFAAAPAEVGLAEVSDSDQRLIAVLDEYAAALQRGDADSPEEFAKHYRDCGDELVGYLDGVRAIHAAVESARDREGDLTGPVRNGVAIDGGGKSASDPAGDRPPRSIGDYYIVREVGRGGMGVVYEAQEQSLRRRVALKVLPFAAVLDQRQISRFRNEAQAAAGLHHTNIVPVFAIGQERGVHYYAMQYIEGQTLAQAIAELRRQVGAGSSPDATTAPEGTLSALTPLPMSVAPSEAPPTLGQDPASPSFFLAAARLAADAADALQHAHDLGVVHRDIKPSNLLLDERGKVWVADFGLARMQTDLGVTATGDVVGTLRYMSPEQARGRADQVDGRTDVYALGASLYELLTLQHACPGEDRVRLLESLERDDPILPRRHNSAIPVDLENIVMRAMEKDRDTRYASAGELRDDLLRFLDGRPTIARPPSVADRVGKWMRRRRKMVAIAAAAMSVVAVVSTISAVLVAVALEESEIHRAHAERNYEHAFGVLKHFSGNFSDQLASIPGAEQVRQEALEYTLEHFHYFLEEWGGDPRLGVAVAETRVHAAVAAEGLGDFAEARRQYDEAVVLLEALIADRPNDAQATNWLARCLTNRGLLLSQQGDNEAAEAELRRAVDLRRSLLNESPNDPALMADLAAALSDAATVAKSDVATARRGLEDAIELLGVARRVDPKNTGHTRRLAVAHNSLATLLRQADPDRAAQECDRAVEKLSALVKDHPRNDIYRADLALALGNRGALAADRGQWANASDAYRDAAAELALLVEHSPLVPRHRSELAVALASEGASLARLGKRHRSDAAFDRAQLELEAMVQAFPSTDRYTRSLAALWNNRGVVLRDSGRLDEAADAFAQSVRLEEERIAKSDEPGPTLLAMLYANQVQLLGRMGQVEDAARVQTKREVFLDQSSSVNKHTSTPAVASGKEGAL; encoded by the coding sequence ATGAAGACCGATCATTTACGATTCGATGACGCGACGCGTTCGTTCGCCGCTGCGCCTGCCGAAGTAGGACTCGCGGAGGTCTCGGACAGCGATCAACGGCTGATCGCCGTCCTCGACGAGTACGCCGCCGCGCTGCAGCGTGGCGACGCGGATTCGCCCGAAGAGTTTGCGAAGCATTACCGCGACTGTGGCGACGAACTCGTCGGCTACCTGGACGGGGTCCGCGCGATTCATGCCGCGGTCGAGTCGGCCCGCGACCGTGAGGGGGACCTCACCGGGCCCGTTCGAAACGGCGTCGCGATCGATGGCGGCGGCAAGAGCGCGTCCGATCCCGCCGGCGATCGCCCGCCGCGTTCGATCGGCGACTACTACATCGTCCGCGAAGTCGGCCGCGGGGGCATGGGCGTTGTCTACGAGGCCCAGGAGCAATCGCTGCGCCGCCGCGTGGCGCTGAAGGTGCTGCCGTTCGCCGCGGTGCTCGACCAGCGGCAGATCTCGCGCTTCCGCAACGAGGCGCAAGCCGCCGCCGGATTGCACCACACGAACATCGTGCCGGTGTTCGCGATCGGGCAGGAGCGGGGCGTCCACTACTACGCGATGCAGTACATCGAGGGGCAGACCCTCGCCCAGGCGATCGCCGAGTTGCGGCGTCAGGTGGGGGCGGGCTCGTCGCCCGACGCCACGACCGCGCCGGAAGGGACGCTCTCGGCGTTGACGCCGCTGCCGATGAGCGTCGCGCCGAGCGAAGCGCCGCCGACGCTGGGGCAAGACCCGGCGTCGCCGTCGTTCTTCCTCGCCGCCGCGCGACTCGCCGCCGACGCGGCCGACGCGTTGCAGCACGCGCACGACCTGGGCGTGGTGCACCGCGACATCAAGCCCTCGAACCTGCTGTTGGACGAACGGGGCAAGGTGTGGGTCGCCGACTTCGGCCTGGCGCGGATGCAGACGGACCTCGGCGTCACCGCGACGGGCGACGTGGTCGGCACGCTGCGCTACATGAGCCCCGAGCAGGCCCGCGGCCGCGCGGATCAAGTCGATGGCCGCACCGACGTCTACGCGCTCGGCGCCTCGCTTTACGAACTGCTCACGTTGCAGCATGCGTGCCCTGGCGAAGACCGCGTACGGCTGCTGGAGAGCCTCGAGCGCGACGACCCGATCTTGCCACGGCGGCACAACTCGGCCATCCCGGTCGATCTCGAAAACATCGTGATGCGGGCGATGGAGAAAGACCGCGACACACGCTACGCGTCGGCCGGCGAGCTCCGCGACGACCTGCTGCGATTCCTCGACGGCCGGCCGACGATCGCGCGCCCGCCAAGCGTGGCCGACCGTGTCGGCAAGTGGATGCGTCGGCGTCGCAAGATGGTGGCGATTGCCGCGGCGGCGATGAGCGTCGTGGCGGTGGTCTCGACCATTAGCGCCGTGCTCGTTGCGGTGGCGCTCGAAGAGTCGGAGATACACCGCGCGCATGCGGAGCGCAACTACGAGCACGCCTTCGGGGTGCTTAAGCACTTCAGCGGGAACTTTAGCGACCAGCTCGCTTCGATACCCGGCGCCGAGCAGGTCCGGCAAGAAGCGCTTGAATACACCCTCGAGCACTTCCATTACTTCTTGGAGGAATGGGGAGGCGATCCCCGGTTGGGGGTGGCTGTCGCCGAGACTCGCGTCCACGCCGCCGTGGCGGCGGAAGGGCTCGGCGATTTCGCCGAAGCCCGACGGCAATACGACGAGGCGGTCGTGTTGTTGGAGGCCTTGATCGCCGACCGGCCCAACGACGCCCAAGCGACAAACTGGCTCGCGCGTTGCCTGACCAACCGCGGCCTGCTCCTTTCGCAACAGGGCGACAACGAAGCCGCCGAAGCCGAGTTGCGTCGGGCGGTCGATCTGCGGCGCAGCTTGCTCAACGAATCGCCGAACGACCCGGCGTTGATGGCCGACTTGGCGGCGGCGCTTTCGGACGCGGCGACGGTCGCGAAATCCGATGTCGCCACGGCGCGACGCGGTCTGGAAGACGCGATCGAGCTGCTGGGCGTCGCGCGTCGCGTCGATCCGAAAAACACCGGGCACACCCGACGGCTCGCCGTCGCGCACAACTCGCTGGCGACGCTCTTGCGGCAAGCCGACCCGGACCGCGCCGCTCAAGAGTGTGACCGGGCCGTCGAGAAGCTGTCGGCTTTGGTCAAGGACCATCCCAGAAACGACATCTATCGCGCCGACCTGGCGCTAGCGCTAGGCAACCGCGGCGCGCTCGCCGCCGATCGGGGGCAGTGGGCCAACGCGTCGGACGCGTACCGCGACGCCGCGGCGGAGTTGGCGCTGCTCGTCGAGCATTCGCCGCTCGTGCCGCGGCACCGCAGCGAACTGGCCGTCGCCCTGGCGAGCGAAGGCGCGTCGCTAGCGCGGCTCGGCAAACGCCACCGGTCCGACGCGGCGTTCGATCGGGCGCAGCTTGAACTAGAAGCGATGGTGCAGGCGTTCCCCTCGACGGACCGCTATACTCGGAGCCTCGCGGCGCTGTGGAACAACCGCGGCGTCGTCCTGCGGGACAGCGGGCGGCTCGACGAGGCGGCGGACGCGTTCGCCCAGTCGGTGCGTCTGGAAGAAGAGCGGATCGCTAAGTCGGACGAGCCCGGACCGACGCTGCTGGCGATGCTGTACGCCAATCAGGTTCAGTTGTTGGGACGGATGGGCCAGGTGGAAGACGCCGCCCGCGTCCAAACCAAACGCGAAGTCTTTCTTGATCAATCGTCATCGGTGAATAAACATACGTCCACGCCGGCGGTAGCGTCCGGCAAGGAAGGCGCCCTATGA